The following is a genomic window from Candidatus Neomarinimicrobiota bacterium.
CAGGCGGCTGAACACGCCGGGTTCAAAGTGGATCACAAAGAGCAACTGGGGGGTACGGGCTTCGTTTTCGACAATCTCGAAAACGGCAGCATCGACATTTATCCCGACTACACGGGCACGATCGTCAAGGACATATTGAAAGACGACTCGCTAAAGGACTTGGCGTCTATCCGAAAGGCGCTTGCCAAACGAGGCCTTCGCATATCGGAACCACTCGGGTTCGATAATTCGTACGAGATTGGCATGCAAGAGGACGTGGCAAAGCGGCTT
Proteins encoded in this region:
- a CDS encoding amino acid ABC transporter permease, with product MNAAFIVLSILSAGQPADVKITVASKAFTESVILGEIVKQAAEHAGFKVDHKEQLGGTGFVFDNLENGSIDIYPDYTGTIVKDILKDDSLKDLASIRKALAKRGLRISEPLGFDNSYEIGMQEDVAKRLGIRKISDLKRHPRLAFGFANEFLDRRDGWPGLKQAYVLPHNN